From the Acaryochloris thomasi RCC1774 genome, one window contains:
- a CDS encoding phytochelatin synthase family protein, protein MQSTTLGKIYDLALKPLGERGETALWSLWWIMTAMILGSPGSSAAQEISKTKALVDLDSQAGEQLLFTSQARRDYLPLSSEFLTQNHLAYCGVATIVMILNALEVDAPEVVSHTVPGLVSYRFFTQENVFENENTHTVIKPETIKKQGMTLQELGGLFQSYPLDVQVFHGQEVSLDQFRNSVVQNLQQPKNFVAVNYLRRSLGQKGGGHISPIAAYNAESDRFLILDVARYRYEPLWVEAEALWKAINTLDSTSGKSRGFVLVNSVAR, encoded by the coding sequence ATGCAATCAACAACGCTGGGCAAAATTTATGATCTAGCTCTTAAACCTCTGGGTGAGAGAGGTGAAACGGCCCTCTGGTCCCTGTGGTGGATCATGACTGCTATGATCCTTGGCTCTCCTGGTTCCAGCGCTGCGCAGGAAATCTCTAAAACGAAAGCTTTGGTAGACCTCGACTCACAAGCGGGCGAACAGTTGTTGTTTACAAGTCAAGCTCGACGGGACTATCTACCGCTGTCCTCGGAGTTTCTGACTCAGAATCATCTTGCCTACTGCGGCGTTGCCACCATCGTCATGATTCTCAATGCTTTAGAGGTTGATGCACCAGAAGTTGTCAGCCATACCGTTCCAGGATTGGTCTCCTATCGCTTTTTCACGCAAGAGAATGTGTTTGAAAACGAGAACACTCACACCGTCATCAAGCCCGAGACCATCAAAAAGCAGGGCATGACTCTACAGGAGCTTGGAGGACTGTTTCAAAGCTATCCTTTGGATGTGCAGGTTTTTCATGGTCAAGAAGTGAGTTTAGATCAGTTCCGAAACTCCGTTGTGCAAAACCTTCAACAACCCAAGAACTTCGTCGCTGTTAACTATTTGCGGCGCAGCCTTGGGCAAAAAGGTGGCGGTCATATCTCGCCAATTGCTGCCTACAACGCAGAATCAGATCGATTTTTGATCCTCGATGTTGCTCGCTACAGGTATGAACCCCTCTGGGTTGAAGCAGAGGCGTTATGGAAGGCGATCAATACCTTGGATTCAACGTCAGGTAAGAGCCGTGGCTTTGTCCTAGTCAACTCAGTGGCTCGTTGA